The Hyalangium minutum genomic interval CCCCTTGCCTGGGTGGTAGTCCTTGACGGCCTTGGACATGTCCACCGTCTTCGGGGCGATGTAGAGCATGATCGAGGTCTCGATCTCATCGGCGTGCGTGCCGCCCTCCTGCCGCGCCACCTCCTTCTCCACCGCGGCGGTGGCCTGCAGCAGGTGGGTGTAGTGCAGGAGGATGCCGTCGGCCGCGAGCAGCTCCGCCGCGGGCTGGAGGGCCCTCAGCGTGGAGACGCCGGTGTTGAGCACATAGAAGCGGCGAGGCCCGAACCGAGCGAGTCCCCGGCAGATGTCGACGATCATGTCCCGCGCCGTCTCCAGGCGAAGGGACGTCGAGCCCGGGTACTCCACGAAGGCGGGGTAGAACGAATAGTTGACCGTCGGGGCGATCACGACGTTGGCATCCTGGAGCACGCGCTGCTTGAGGTACTCCGCCATGTTCCAGTCGTTGGCGAGCGGCAGGTGCGGACCATGCTCCTTGGCCTGAGCGCCCAGCGGGATGACGACGACTGTGTCCGGCGTGAGCAGCTTCTCGGCCTGCTGCCAGGTGAGCTGCTCCAGAAGCACGCCCCGAGGCCCGGCTGGGCGCGCCCCCGAGGGGACCGCCGCGAGCACCAGGAACACGAGCCAGGGTCCACACGCCGCCAGCAAGGACAACCGTTGAAGTTTCGTCACAGTCTCTTTCTTACCATCGCACGCCAATGTTGTGCCCATACGGGCCAGCCTTCGGAAGTCGTCGCCTCCTCCTCGAAACGGAAGCGCTTGGGCTAGGGTTCGGCCCGCTCGTTTTCGTGGAGGGGAACATGCAGCAACGCCTGCCAGCGCTGTCTCTCGCGTCATTCGTCCTCATCGGGCTGTGGGCCACGGCCTGCGGTGACGATCAAGATTCCAACAACCAGATCCCGGTCCTGACGGGCCCGTTCGTACAGACCGCGGATGTGACGTCGGGCACCGCGGTGGAGCTGTCCCTGGAGGCCACGGATGCGGACGGGGACTCCCTCACCTATGAATGGGTGCAGACGCCCGCCTCGCCCGCTGGCGCCTTCAGCGACGCCACCCTCCCCGACCCCACCTGGACGGCCCCGGACGTCACCGAGGCCACGTCCTTCCAGCTCGGCGTCGCCGTCTCGGATGGCAAGGGCGGCACCGCGCGGCGCTCCGTCACGGTGCTGGTACGGCCTCGCCCCCCCGAGAACCGCGCACCCGTCGTGACCACGGGTACCCCCAGTGCCACCCCCACCTCCGTGACGGGCTCCGTGCCCGTCCAGCTCTCCCTCTCCGCGACGGATCCCGACGGTGACGCCCTCACCTACTCGTGGTCTCAGGAGCCCGCCACGCCCGTGGGCTCTTTCAGCAATCTCTTCGTGTCCAGCCCCTCCTGGATCTCTCCCGTGGTCACCACCCCCACCACGTTCACGCTCCAGGTGACGATCTCGGATGACCGGGGCGGCTCCACGCAGGCCCAGGTCGAAGTGGCCGTGGCGCCTCCCTCCGCCAACAACCGGGCGCCCACCCTGACCGCGGGCCCCACCTCGTCCGCCACGACCATCAACGCGCAGCAATCCGTCAACCTGTCCGTCACCGCCTCGGACCCGGATGGAGACGCGCTCACCTACACCTGGTCTCAGACGCCCTCGAGCCCGGCTGGCGCCTTCAGCAGCACCTCCGTGGCGAATCCCTCGTGGACGGCGCCGGCGGTGACCGCGAACACGAACTTCCAGCTCCGTGTCACCGTCACGGACAGCCGAGGCGGATCGGTCAGCGGCACAGTGCAGGTGACCGTGCGCGCCCCCGTGAACCGCTCCCCCACGATCTCGCAGGAAGCCCGGGCCAACCCCTCCTCCGTGTCGGGCTCCAGTCCGGTGCAGCTCTCGGTCGGAGCCTCGGATCCAGACGGAGACACGCTCACTTATGCATGGACGCAGACCCCCGCCAGCCCGGCAGGCACCTTCGCCAACGCCTCCTCGGCCAACCCCACCTGGACCACTCCCACGGTCACCACCTCCACGACGTTCACGCTGCAGGTGAACGTCACGGACGGCCGAGGCGGCTCCGTCCAGAGCCAGGTGGACGTCAGCGTGGCGCCGGCCCCTTCCCAGAACAACCCGCCCACGCTGACCGCTGGGCCCTCGGCATCCCTCACCACCATCAATGAGCAGGAGACCGTCAACCTCTCCGTCACGGCCTCCGATCCGGACGGGGATCCGCTCACCTATGCGTGGAGCCAGACGTCCCCAACCTCACCCGTGGGGACCTTCAGCAGCACCAGCTCGGCTACCCCCACCTGGACAGCACCGGACGTCACCGCCAGTGGGATGTATACGCTGACCGTCATCGTCTCAGATGGGCGGGGCGGCAGCGTGGCGGGCTTCGTCGAAATCACCGTCCAGAAGGTGAACCAGGCCCCAAACGTGGCCGCCAACATCTCCGGCCCGAGCACGCTCCTGGCGGGCAGCGCGGGCACCTTCTCCATCTCCGCGACCGATCCGGATGGAGATCCCCTCACCTACTCGTGGGAGCAGACGGAACCGGCCACGCAGGGCACGTTCGTGGGCAGCCGCACCGCCTCGAGCGCGCAGTGGTACTCGCCCGTGGTGAGCAGCCAGACCTCGTTCACCCTGTCCGTCAGCGTTACCGATGGCCAGAGCACCGTAGTCCGCACCCTCACCCTCCCCGTCACGGTGCCCAACTACAGCACCGACGTGAGAGGGGTGTGGACGCTCGGCAACTGCACCGGCTGCCATGGCAGCTCGGGCGGGCTCAGCCTCAGCCCAGCCTCCGGGGCCAACCTGATCAACGTGGCGGCCAATGCGTCGTGCAGCCCGGCGGCCCTCACGCGCGTCGTGCCTGGGGATCCGGACAACTCGGTGCTCATCCGTAAGATGGAAGGCACCACCTGCGGTACCCGCATGCCCCAGGGCAACCCCAACTACTTCATCAACAACCCGGGCCTGGTGGTCCGCGTCCGCTCGTGGATCCTCGCGGGCGCCCAGGACAACTGACCCTGCCCCCGCGCGCAGCCCGCCTCAGGAGGCCAGGGCCTGCCGCGCTCCCCCGGGCCCTACCGGGATGCGCAAGCAGAACGCCGTGCCCCGAGGCGGGTTGTCCTCTACCCAGATCCACCCGCCGTGGGCCTCGACGGCCCTCCGGCAGAACGCCAGCCCCAAGCTGTTGCTGGCCCGAGCCCGGGCGGCGGTAGGCACGCCCTCGGGCAGGTAGTTCTCGAAGACATAGGGACGCGCGGCGGAGGGAATGCCCGGACCTTCGTCGCGCACCCGCACCTCCAGCAGGCCGGGCTCAGGCTGCGAGGCCTCCAGCGACACCTTCCCGCTCCCCAGCGCGGTGAAGCGGAACGAGTTGTCCAGCAGGTTGTCCAGCGTCCGCCGCAGCAGCTCCCGATCCAGCGTGACGAGCCGCTCCGACACCTGCACGCTGTGCGTGAACTGGCGGTGGGAGCCGTGGACGCGCAGCGAGAAGTCCCGCGCCACCTCGGTCACCAGCCCGCGCACGTCGAACTCGCCCAGCTGCGGCGCCAAGGGCGAGTCCTCGCGCGCCGACTCCACCAGATTGGTCACCAGCCGCTGAAGGCTCTCCGTGGACTCGCGGATCTGCCGCGCCGAGGTGCGCACCTCCTCCGGCAGCTGGGAGCGGCACAGCACCAGCGAGGCCTGCGCCTGGATCGAGCCCAGCGGCACCTGGATGTCCTTCGCCACCAGCTGCAGCAGCTCGTCCTTCTGCTTCTGCATCCGCGCCAGCGCATCCCGCTGCGAGCGGCCCTCCGCGTCGCGCCGCTCCAGCTCCTTCACCCGCAGGCGGAGCTGTAGCAGGGCCTCCACCTGCCGGCCCAGCACGCGCAGCACCTCGACCTGCTCCGGAGTGAGCTCGCGAGGCACATGGTCGATGACACAGAGCGTCCCCAGGTTGTGCCCGCTCATGCTCTTGAGCGGCGTGCCCGCATAGAAGCGCACGTGCGGCTCGCCGGTGACCAGTGGGTTGTCGTGGAAGCGCTCGTCCTGGAGCGCGTCCGGGACCATGAAGAGCTCATCCTGGAGGATGGCGTGAGAGCAGAAAGCCAGGCTCCGAGGCGTCTCAGAGGCATCTACCCCGACCTTCGACTTGAACCACTGCCGCGCCTGATCCACCAGGGACACCAGCGCCATGGGCGTGCCGCACAGGCGCGAGGCCAGCCGGGTCAGCTCGTCGAAGCCCACCTCGGGAGGCGTATCCAGAACGGAGTGTGCGTTCAGCGCCTCCAGGCGCTCGGTCTCGTTCGGGGGAAGGGGGGCGATCTTCATAGGGGCAGTCCTGGGTGGAGGCACTGAACATAGGAACGACCTCCCTGATGAACAGTCCCCCCCACTCCAAGCGTCCCCGGGTCTCACCGGTGTGTTCACCAGTGTATGGTCGCCCCATGGGCCAGGGTCAGCACCGCATCCAGGGGCTCCCGGGCGGGACTCACCGGAACGAGTTGACGACGAAGGCCGAGGCACCGGCGTAGCCGAGGACAGCGGTTCCGGGCTTCGAGTCCGGCCGCTTTCTAAGCTCGTTACCTCCAAAGCGAGCTACTGCGCAGATGGGAACCGGGTCCCCATCTACCGGGTGAGCCTGATACCACCGGACGACAACCTGCGGACCGCCTGTCCACACTCGCCCGTAAAGACGGGTATTCGCTTCCAGAGTACCGAGTGCTCCCTCCAAGAGGCTCTCGACAGGGCCGTCATAGAGCGTGATCGGCTTCGCGTCGATCTGGTTCGCGTCCAGTTGCACGTCCGCAGAGTCACCCACGCGCATCCGGAGAATCCGCATCGTCTTGAGAGCCTCCTCGGAGCATTCTTCCGGCCCTGGGCTTCCGTCTGGACGAAGGGACACCCCGCCGGTTGCTTGGCAGCGCACAGACGAGACGAGGAGGAAGATTGAAAGAAGAAAGGGTGCTGTCGGCGAAGGCATGACCGTCGCTCTTAGTCACGGGCGAGGGCTGGATCCAGCACAACGAACAACTGCCGGTATCCGTCGTCCCGGTAGATCTCAAGCAGGAGGTCCTTGAACTCCGCGCCATCTTGAAAGGCGCTCTTGTCAGCAACAACGGCGACGTAACCGGTCGTACCTGAGGTGATCGCTTCACGGTCCGTGCGCACAGCAAACGGTTTGTCCTTCCAGCCGGATACCGTGTAGAGACGCGCCATCTTCATTTTCCAGGGCTGGTCCTCGCGGTTCGTAATTTTGAAGACGACCGCTGCTTTCCCGTTGCCCTTGAAGAGGCGGACGACGAACTCAACATCCCCCTCCTGTAGGCGCCACTTGCGCCACTCACGGAAAGGTGTCTGCCGGGTAGCGTCTTTCGCCAGGAGCGCCGCGAGTGCGTGATCAATGGAATCCTCTTGCTCGTAGCGCTCGACCTTCTCCCGAAGGTGCCGCTCCCTCTTGAGCGATTCGTAAAGGGACGCCTGCGCAGCGCTCGCCGACTCGAGATTGCGGATCACGGTGACCTGTTGATCCGCCACCCGCCTGCCGTCGAGCGGTTGCTGTTCCGACGTGACGACAAAGGGGATCTCC includes:
- a CDS encoding creatininase family protein, which encodes MTKLQRLSLLAACGPWLVFLVLAAVPSGARPAGPRGVLLEQLTWQQAEKLLTPDTVVVIPLGAQAKEHGPHLPLANDWNMAEYLKQRVLQDANVVIAPTVNYSFYPAFVEYPGSTSLRLETARDMIVDICRGLARFGPRRFYVLNTGVSTLRALQPAAELLAADGILLHYTHLLQATAAVEKEVARQEGGTHADEIETSIMLYIAPKTVDMSKAVKDYHPGKGPLTRTPKDAGVYSASGVFGDATLATRAKGQRVVETLVSTLLSDIETLRRAPMAAAGATDGGVPSGPPPDGGMPSSKP
- a CDS encoding PKD domain-containing protein encodes the protein MQQRLPALSLASFVLIGLWATACGDDQDSNNQIPVLTGPFVQTADVTSGTAVELSLEATDADGDSLTYEWVQTPASPAGAFSDATLPDPTWTAPDVTEATSFQLGVAVSDGKGGTARRSVTVLVRPRPPENRAPVVTTGTPSATPTSVTGSVPVQLSLSATDPDGDALTYSWSQEPATPVGSFSNLFVSSPSWISPVVTTPTTFTLQVTISDDRGGSTQAQVEVAVAPPSANNRAPTLTAGPTSSATTINAQQSVNLSVTASDPDGDALTYTWSQTPSSPAGAFSSTSVANPSWTAPAVTANTNFQLRVTVTDSRGGSVSGTVQVTVRAPVNRSPTISQEARANPSSVSGSSPVQLSVGASDPDGDTLTYAWTQTPASPAGTFANASSANPTWTTPTVTTSTTFTLQVNVTDGRGGSVQSQVDVSVAPAPSQNNPPTLTAGPSASLTTINEQETVNLSVTASDPDGDPLTYAWSQTSPTSPVGTFSSTSSATPTWTAPDVTASGMYTLTVIVSDGRGGSVAGFVEITVQKVNQAPNVAANISGPSTLLAGSAGTFSISATDPDGDPLTYSWEQTEPATQGTFVGSRTASSAQWYSPVVSSQTSFTLSVSVTDGQSTVVRTLTLPVTVPNYSTDVRGVWTLGNCTGCHGSSGGLSLSPASGANLINVAANASCSPAALTRVVPGDPDNSVLIRKMEGTTCGTRMPQGNPNYFINNPGLVVRVRSWILAGAQDN
- a CDS encoding GAF domain-containing sensor histidine kinase, whose protein sequence is MKIAPLPPNETERLEALNAHSVLDTPPEVGFDELTRLASRLCGTPMALVSLVDQARQWFKSKVGVDASETPRSLAFCSHAILQDELFMVPDALQDERFHDNPLVTGEPHVRFYAGTPLKSMSGHNLGTLCVIDHVPRELTPEQVEVLRVLGRQVEALLQLRLRVKELERRDAEGRSQRDALARMQKQKDELLQLVAKDIQVPLGSIQAQASLVLCRSQLPEEVRTSARQIRESTESLQRLVTNLVESAREDSPLAPQLGEFDVRGLVTEVARDFSLRVHGSHRQFTHSVQVSERLVTLDRELLRRTLDNLLDNSFRFTALGSGKVSLEASQPEPGLLEVRVRDEGPGIPSAARPYVFENYLPEGVPTAARARASNSLGLAFCRRAVEAHGGWIWVEDNPPRGTAFCLRIPVGPGGARQALAS
- a CDS encoding DUF2381 family protein — its product is MVDFLPCRSVLLLVLGASVALAKDPDVVERIINLSEHPATTANKIYVAGRVATVLRFEQEVDPEQTRMLGWEGWFEPLWVGGKKVVLEPLRDIEPGDRFMLLVTVSDGLEIPFVVTSEQQPLDGRRVADQQVTVIRNLESASAAQASLYESLKRERHLREKVERYEQEDSIDHALAALLAKDATRQTPFREWRKWRLQEGDVEFVVRLFKGNGKAAVVFKITNREDQPWKMKMARLYTVSGWKDKPFAVRTDREAITSGTTGYVAVVADKSAFQDGAEFKDLLLEIYRDDGYRQLFVVLDPALARD